From Rhodococcus sp. B7740, one genomic window encodes:
- a CDS encoding AAA domain-containing protein, with amino-acid sequence MQRLLRFLREIVEARSNPVLRFDDHMQIEWVHAGDVPMQLDPRAKQGGVVLRAPRIAVDEPPEPPALLSGWLDPQVVADSRYRELELADASSVTSRRREEAQESDADFDIRKAYEIKQAFEEYSEAWKEWAQEDRDRRPQAALYQALQLMMQELASRPESIELVVASGLLTSSNTDPQRSVRTHLITQSASIERDVRTGDLLVRLAASTTPRLEDGQLLTGSDDFDTSGSVALARELRDTVSSPIGDGVARFLRSWATRVPRHEIEVLDRLGPPGALAYIDDDRTLTVSPALVLRVRDSFALVEYYEQMIADLEFADSPVPLGLAQLVDAIEPADRMAWLERTGAGESATLAEDPLFPLPANAEQSQIIERLGRDSGVVVEGPPGTGKTHTIANLMAGLLARGQRVLVTSEKSQALRVLRDKLPPELQELCVSITDLSRGGSDELNRSVAKIAERKTSFDEASEVQKIEALTTQRAAALARRAELLDRVSALRETETVVHEYVSDGYDGTVSSIVRKVKAAEGAHEWLPGPLLADRPPLDGAQVDQLRKLIASSDGTRELRSRQVLPRPETMLPNSAELASLCQRAGAQIDTLSPQAADLVALLDGVEPAVSAEIRQLCEELAARVRAVIELDGSYPRLTDSVLSGEAAHLWSRVSGIDAMVETAAASDRYVGAHDVQCSSSSPAALSAMDAFASALESGIEWKPRFRRSEEQKAVEALDIVATVDGQPATTAMAARLVAEHIRALETVQTAAVLLADLAIIVPLDGTRSIRVNNVARIADRLGLVSAVVAARDALVQRLYTISPAAPWIRSLAEAQEIAGAADAIATRIDIDAARAELDALQFAVATRIDAGPSPEGSNLVSALSTADPLELAAAVAAYSQACSEQEDQLLLESMSASLSEVAPALFDLVEDTAGDVEWDELSWQMSKAWAWRRAREWVGEQHHGGLEQQLEAELAAADTDIAYLTTRLAAASAWRNSLQRMTAVEVRALQTYREHISSIGSGAGKYAETYRSAARSAMREAQSAVPAWVMPLSQVLASIPPVPGSFDVVIVDEASQADITSLFLLYLAPRVIVVGDDRQCAPADVPQAGTLEDVFDRLDVYLPDLPEHVRATLTPRSSLFSMLRTRFGQVVRLREHFRSMPEIINWSSQQFYGDSPLVPVRQFGADRLPPLRHTYVRGATVTGKNASLVNRTEAIAIADQIAECLEDSAYDNLTFGVVVLQGQSQVDEIRNELIKRIGIEQWEQRRLRVGTPPDFQGDERNVVFLSMVVAPDQNFATLTANQYKRRFNVAASRAQDQLWLFHSVTVDRLKRADLRNSLLSYVTSVSPAPADPMPVDVSREVRKAPFETLLEQQLWNDLVERGFHVNPGVEVNNRRLALVVTGDSSRLAVECDGDTFLSTPAQRLADLQREQELKRCGWTFWRVRESEYYLDRDAALESLWTTLARLGIKPNSVVVEGLESSDGAWTPVPLESSQFDDSGVFETSTYADSPARHESVLSLWTMPRIDIPAEDPAASDARRADREGSAPTTTNGSGAANGAGVENGSGPTNGSGSTNGSGMTNGSGMTNGPGTTNGSGMTNGSGTTNGSGMTNGASAANGGGRSNGSTRSARPIESSAPSRSAMTNGSTPAKDAEIDASARVGDADVSSGSTTELDETANSTTAATDRIVEADEAVAQDEAAAEDETGARSEAPDLDGSDPAEAAGDSAGAPDADGEPSGGLEAPEDEGIAEHELPLNGLRGYTTRRRP; translated from the coding sequence GTGCAACGCCTGCTGCGCTTCCTTCGCGAAATCGTCGAGGCGCGCTCGAACCCGGTGCTGCGTTTCGACGACCACATGCAGATCGAGTGGGTCCACGCCGGGGACGTTCCCATGCAGCTCGACCCCCGAGCCAAGCAGGGTGGTGTGGTGCTCCGTGCACCTCGCATCGCGGTCGACGAGCCGCCCGAGCCGCCTGCGCTGTTGTCGGGCTGGCTCGATCCTCAGGTCGTCGCAGACAGCCGCTACCGCGAGCTCGAGTTGGCCGACGCATCCTCGGTGACGTCACGCCGTCGAGAGGAAGCGCAGGAGTCCGACGCCGACTTCGACATCCGCAAGGCCTACGAGATCAAGCAGGCCTTCGAGGAGTACTCCGAAGCGTGGAAGGAATGGGCGCAGGAGGATCGGGATCGGCGACCGCAGGCCGCCCTGTACCAGGCACTGCAGCTGATGATGCAGGAGCTCGCGTCGCGACCGGAGTCGATCGAGCTCGTGGTGGCATCCGGCCTGTTGACGTCGAGCAACACCGATCCGCAGCGCAGCGTGCGCACTCACCTGATCACACAATCGGCCAGCATAGAACGGGACGTACGCACCGGTGACCTGCTGGTTCGCCTCGCCGCGAGTACCACCCCGCGGCTCGAGGACGGGCAGCTGCTGACCGGTTCGGACGATTTCGACACCTCCGGCTCCGTCGCGCTGGCGCGAGAACTGCGTGACACCGTCAGCTCGCCCATCGGGGACGGTGTCGCACGGTTCTTGCGGAGCTGGGCGACGCGGGTGCCACGCCACGAAATCGAGGTGCTCGATCGTCTCGGGCCGCCCGGGGCTCTCGCCTACATCGACGACGACCGCACGCTGACCGTCTCACCTGCCCTCGTTCTCCGCGTTCGAGACTCGTTCGCGCTGGTCGAGTACTACGAGCAGATGATCGCGGACCTCGAGTTCGCCGACTCGCCGGTACCGCTTGGGCTCGCGCAACTGGTCGATGCCATCGAGCCGGCAGATCGGATGGCGTGGCTCGAACGCACGGGGGCGGGGGAGTCGGCGACACTGGCGGAGGACCCGCTGTTTCCGCTGCCGGCCAACGCCGAGCAGTCGCAGATCATCGAACGGCTGGGGCGCGACAGCGGCGTCGTGGTCGAGGGGCCGCCAGGAACGGGCAAGACCCACACGATCGCCAACCTCATGGCCGGGCTGTTGGCGCGCGGACAACGGGTTCTGGTCACTAGTGAAAAGTCACAAGCTTTGCGTGTGCTGCGGGACAAGCTCCCGCCGGAGCTGCAGGAGCTCTGTGTGTCCATCACCGACCTCTCTCGCGGTGGTTCGGACGAGCTCAATCGCAGCGTCGCGAAGATCGCCGAGCGCAAGACCTCGTTCGACGAAGCCAGCGAGGTGCAGAAGATCGAGGCGCTGACGACGCAGCGCGCAGCGGCCCTGGCCCGCCGGGCCGAGCTGCTCGATCGGGTCAGCGCGCTCCGTGAGACCGAAACCGTTGTGCACGAGTATGTTTCCGATGGTTACGACGGCACCGTGTCGTCCATCGTGCGCAAGGTCAAAGCGGCCGAAGGTGCCCACGAGTGGCTACCCGGCCCGCTGCTGGCCGATCGGCCACCCCTCGACGGTGCTCAGGTCGATCAGCTTCGTAAACTCATTGCCAGCTCCGACGGCACTCGCGAACTTCGCTCGCGACAGGTACTGCCGCGTCCGGAGACCATGCTGCCGAATTCGGCCGAACTCGCCTCGCTCTGCCAGCGTGCAGGTGCGCAGATCGACACTCTCTCGCCCCAGGCCGCGGATCTCGTGGCGTTGCTCGACGGCGTCGAACCCGCCGTGTCCGCGGAGATCAGGCAACTGTGCGAGGAGCTCGCCGCCCGAGTGCGAGCGGTCATCGAACTCGACGGCTCCTACCCACGGTTGACCGATTCCGTGCTGTCCGGCGAGGCCGCTCACCTGTGGTCTCGGGTCAGCGGAATCGACGCGATGGTCGAGACGGCAGCTGCGTCCGATCGCTACGTCGGTGCCCACGATGTGCAGTGCTCGTCGAGCTCGCCTGCGGCACTGTCGGCGATGGATGCGTTCGCCAGCGCGCTGGAGTCCGGTATCGAGTGGAAGCCCCGGTTCCGTCGCAGCGAGGAGCAGAAGGCCGTCGAGGCTCTCGACATCGTCGCCACCGTCGACGGCCAACCCGCGACGACGGCCATGGCCGCGCGACTGGTTGCCGAACACATTCGTGCACTCGAGACCGTGCAGACCGCAGCGGTGCTGCTGGCCGACCTCGCGATCATCGTTCCGCTCGACGGCACACGTTCGATTCGCGTCAACAACGTGGCGCGGATCGCCGACCGGCTCGGCCTGGTGTCTGCCGTCGTCGCTGCCCGTGACGCCCTGGTGCAACGGCTGTACACCATTTCGCCTGCGGCACCGTGGATTCGGAGCCTGGCCGAAGCTCAGGAAATCGCCGGGGCCGCCGACGCCATCGCCACGCGCATCGACATCGATGCCGCACGCGCCGAGCTCGACGCCCTGCAGTTCGCGGTCGCGACGCGCATCGATGCCGGGCCCTCGCCCGAGGGGTCGAATCTGGTGAGTGCGTTGAGCACTGCGGACCCGTTGGAATTGGCTGCCGCCGTTGCGGCCTATTCGCAGGCGTGTTCCGAGCAGGAGGATCAGCTTCTGCTCGAATCGATGTCGGCGTCGTTGTCCGAGGTCGCACCCGCATTGTTCGACCTGGTCGAGGACACCGCGGGCGATGTCGAATGGGACGAGCTGAGCTGGCAGATGTCGAAGGCCTGGGCGTGGCGTCGGGCACGCGAGTGGGTCGGTGAGCAGCACCACGGTGGACTCGAGCAGCAGCTGGAAGCGGAGCTCGCGGCCGCCGATACGGACATCGCCTATCTCACAACACGTCTCGCAGCGGCCAGTGCCTGGCGTAACAGCCTCCAACGAATGACCGCCGTCGAGGTGCGTGCGCTGCAGACTTATCGAGAGCACATCTCCAGCATCGGCTCTGGAGCCGGTAAGTACGCCGAAACCTACCGCAGTGCAGCACGATCGGCGATGCGCGAGGCGCAGAGTGCGGTCCCCGCCTGGGTCATGCCGCTGTCCCAGGTGCTGGCCTCGATTCCGCCGGTGCCGGGCAGTTTCGACGTCGTCATCGTCGACGAGGCGTCTCAGGCCGACATCACCAGTCTCTTCCTGCTGTACCTCGCACCCCGTGTGATCGTGGTGGGCGACGACCGGCAGTGCGCGCCGGCTGACGTCCCGCAGGCCGGCACACTCGAGGACGTGTTCGATCGCTTGGACGTCTATCTGCCCGATCTACCCGAACACGTGCGTGCGACGCTGACTCCGAGGTCGAGCCTGTTCTCCATGCTCCGTACCAGGTTCGGTCAGGTCGTGCGCTTGCGTGAGCACTTCCGCTCCATGCCCGAGATCATCAACTGGTCGAGTCAGCAGTTCTACGGAGACTCCCCGCTCGTTCCCGTGCGCCAGTTCGGTGCCGATCGGCTACCGCCGTTGCGGCACACGTACGTTCGCGGAGCTACGGTGACGGGAAAGAATGCCTCACTGGTCAACCGTACCGAGGCCATCGCGATCGCCGACCAGATCGCCGAGTGCCTCGAGGACTCCGCTTACGACAACCTGACCTTCGGAGTGGTTGTGCTGCAAGGCCAGTCGCAGGTCGACGAGATCCGCAACGAGTTGATCAAGCGGATCGGTATCGAACAGTGGGAGCAGCGTCGGCTTCGGGTCGGTACGCCGCCGGACTTTCAGGGCGACGAACGCAACGTCGTGTTCCTGTCGATGGTGGTGGCACCCGATCAGAATTTCGCCACCCTCACCGCCAATCAGTACAAGCGGCGGTTCAACGTTGCGGCGTCGCGGGCACAGGATCAGCTGTGGCTCTTCCATTCGGTGACCGTCGACCGTCTCAAGCGTGCGGACCTGCGCAACTCGTTGCTGAGTTACGTCACCTCCGTCTCGCCCGCTCCGGCCGATCCCATGCCGGTCGATGTTTCGCGTGAGGTCCGGAAGGCGCCGTTCGAGACGCTGCTCGAGCAGCAGTTGTGGAACGATCTCGTCGAGCGAGGTTTTCACGTCAATCCTGGTGTCGAGGTCAACAACAGACGCCTGGCCCTGGTCGTGACCGGCGACTCCTCGCGTCTCGCCGTCGAATGCGACGGTGACACGTTCCTGTCCACCCCCGCGCAGCGGCTGGCAGATCTGCAGCGTGAACAGGAACTCAAGCGATGCGGTTGGACTTTCTGGCGGGTGCGTGAATCCGAGTACTACCTGGACCGCGACGCGGCGTTGGAAAGCCTCTGGACCACGCTGGCCCGGTTGGGAATCAAGCCCAACAGCGTTGTGGTGGAAGGTCTGGAGAGTTCGGACGGAGCTTGGACCCCGGTCCCACTCGAGTCCTCGCAGTTCGACGATTCCGGTGTGTTCGAGACGTCCACGTACGCCGACTCACCCGCGCGCCACGAGTCGGTGCTGTCCTTGTGGACCATGCCCCGGATCGACATCCCCGCCGAGGACCCGGCCGCATCGGATGCGCGACGAGCCGACCGCGAGGGATCCGCACCGACGACCACCAACGGTTCGGGAGCCGCCAACGGGGCGGGAGTCGAGAACGGCTCGGGCCCCACGAACGGGTCGGGATCGACCAACGGCTCGGGTATGACCAACGGCTCGGGTATGACCAACGGGCCGGGAACGACGAACGGCTCCGGTATGACCAACGGGTCGGGAACGACGAATGGGTCGGGAATGACGAACGGCGCGTCCGCCGCCAACGGTGGCGGTCGTTCCAACGGCTCCACTCGCTCGGCTCGGCCGATCGAGTCCTCGGCACCGAGTCGTTCGGCCATGACCAACGGATCCACACCCGCAAAGGATGCGGAGATCGATGCGTCCGCGCGGGTGGGCGATGCCGATGTGAGCAGCGGCTCGACCACCGAGCTCGACGAAACCGCGAACAGCACGACAGCGGCAACGGACCGGATCGTGGAAGCCGACGAGGCGGTCGCACAGGACGAGGCGGCCGCAGAGGACGAGACCGGGGCGAGGAGCGAGGCTCCCGATCTCGACGGATCCGATCCTGCCGAGGCAGCGGGTGATTCAGCGGGAGCACCGGATGCCGACGGCGAGCCGAGCGGGGGCCTCGAGGCACCCGAGGACGAGGGCATCGCAGAACACGAGTTGCCGCTCAACGGACTTCGCGGATACACCACCCGTCGTCGGCCGTAG
- a CDS encoding metallophosphoesterase, which produces MTDRQMQQPEQSVSPDRSPRTRRIVVPTVVFVVCAALVTLPTWTVVFAGAQWPLAAQLAGSAVALAVFVALPAAMYMGHRPSAEGSSKDAWARIGDVLLGSVWIAFVWAALSLLLRLALWTGGVDDPLRSRIVSVTTVVLVVALALWGHYEAMRTPRVRHTTVRIDRLGARFHGLRVVLVTDTHFGPLDRTTWSHRLTDAVNALEPDVLAHVGDIADGSVDRRRTQAAPLESMLASAARVYVTGNHEYFGEAQEWLDHMEDLGWNSLHNRHVVLHRGEDALIIAGVDDATAAGSGAPGHGADLARALAGTDPSMPVLLLAHQPKQIGDAVDAGVDLQVSGHTHGGQIWPFSALVRLDQPVVHGLSRHGARTQLYTSRGSGFWGPPFRVFAPSEISVLTLVAG; this is translated from the coding sequence ATGACAGATCGACAGATGCAGCAACCGGAGCAGTCGGTCTCACCGGATCGGTCGCCGCGCACTCGGCGGATCGTTGTGCCTACTGTCGTCTTTGTCGTCTGCGCTGCGCTTGTCACGCTGCCGACCTGGACCGTCGTATTCGCCGGCGCGCAGTGGCCGCTGGCCGCGCAGTTGGCCGGATCTGCGGTTGCACTCGCTGTATTTGTGGCGTTGCCTGCAGCGATGTACATGGGCCACCGGCCGAGCGCAGAAGGTTCCTCCAAGGATGCGTGGGCGCGTATCGGAGACGTGTTGTTGGGCTCGGTCTGGATCGCGTTCGTGTGGGCGGCACTCTCGCTGCTGCTGCGGCTCGCGCTGTGGACGGGTGGGGTCGACGACCCACTTCGCTCGCGGATCGTGTCGGTGACAACCGTGGTGCTCGTGGTCGCCCTCGCGTTGTGGGGTCATTACGAGGCGATGCGAACTCCCCGCGTGCGACACACGACCGTCAGGATCGATCGGCTCGGGGCGCGATTCCACGGTCTGCGAGTGGTTCTCGTGACCGACACTCATTTCGGCCCGCTCGATCGCACGACGTGGTCGCATCGATTGACGGACGCCGTCAATGCGCTCGAGCCGGACGTGTTGGCCCACGTCGGCGATATCGCCGACGGCTCGGTCGATCGGCGTCGAACGCAGGCCGCGCCGTTGGAGTCGATGCTCGCGAGTGCGGCGCGCGTCTACGTCACCGGCAATCACGAGTACTTCGGTGAGGCGCAGGAGTGGCTCGATCACATGGAGGACCTCGGATGGAACTCGTTGCACAATCGCCATGTGGTGCTCCATCGCGGTGAAGACGCGCTGATCATCGCGGGCGTCGACGACGCCACCGCCGCAGGGTCGGGTGCGCCCGGCCACGGCGCCGATCTTGCTCGCGCACTTGCCGGAACAGATCCTTCGATGCCCGTGCTGTTGCTGGCTCACCAGCCGAAGCAGATCGGTGACGCAGTCGACGCCGGCGTCGACCTGCAGGTCTCCGGTCACACACACGGCGGTCAGATCTGGCCGTTCTCGGCGCTGGTTCGGCTCGACCAGCCGGTGGTGCACGGTCTGAGCAGACACGGTGCGCGAACTCAGCTCTACACCAGCCGCGGATCGGGATTCTGGGGTCCGCCTTTCCGGGTGTTCGCGCCCAGTGAGATTTCCGTTCTGACATTGGTCGCCGGCTGA
- a CDS encoding HAD family hydrolase, producing MKRTEEVVVVATDLDGTLLRSDRTVSARTAAAMAAADAAGIRVVWATARARHSIDELAASCGFRGTAIGANGAVVLDLADGFPAIVGTRSVPPETVASAKSVVRSLVPGVAFATVGATRFVAEARYAELCVFADHHRQPHEMELSEHGLSADVEPTVKIVARHSDTTSEELYELVAAAGVDGVELTHSGAPYIEMSAAGVSKASALQELCERWGISSGSVAAVGDARNDLPMLTWAGTALCPSNAAEPVRSVVDRVLESNDDDAVARYLEELTARRAEL from the coding sequence GTGAAGAGAACCGAAGAGGTCGTCGTTGTCGCCACCGATCTCGACGGGACCCTGTTGCGTTCGGACCGGACCGTGTCTGCGCGAACGGCCGCCGCGATGGCTGCCGCAGACGCAGCCGGAATCAGGGTGGTGTGGGCCACGGCACGGGCGCGCCACTCCATCGACGAACTCGCGGCGTCCTGCGGATTTCGCGGGACCGCGATCGGTGCCAACGGTGCTGTCGTCCTCGACCTGGCCGACGGTTTCCCGGCCATCGTCGGCACCAGATCGGTACCGCCCGAGACGGTGGCCTCTGCCAAGTCGGTCGTGCGCTCGCTCGTTCCCGGCGTGGCCTTCGCGACCGTGGGTGCCACGCGATTCGTGGCCGAGGCTCGGTACGCCGAGCTGTGCGTGTTCGCCGATCACCACCGGCAGCCGCACGAGATGGAGCTGTCGGAGCACGGTTTGTCGGCCGACGTCGAGCCGACGGTCAAAATCGTTGCTCGACACAGTGATACGACGAGCGAGGAGTTGTACGAGCTCGTCGCCGCTGCGGGAGTGGACGGGGTGGAGTTGACTCATTCCGGTGCTCCGTACATCGAGATGTCCGCAGCGGGAGTCTCGAAGGCCAGTGCGCTGCAGGAATTGTGCGAGCGGTGGGGGATATCTTCGGGTTCGGTTGCGGCGGTGGGGGATGCGCGCAACGATCTGCCGATGCTGACCTGGGCGGGCACGGCGTTGTGCCCGTCGAATGCTGCTGAGCCCGTGCGATCCGTTGTCGATCGAGTCCTCGAATCCAACGACGACGACGCGGTTGCGCGCTATCTCGAGGAACTCACCGCGCGCAGGGCGGAACTGTGA
- a CDS encoding LpqN/LpqT family lipoprotein → MNDALSTESSEPTTIAEYLNAHALRVSPLDGAAASEIGITVPIPAGWQTLDPAQFPGATQVIVEPNLVENGFAPNAVLLVGALSRTIDPEALMALGFGDGRAMPGWVEREASAASWLGWPSRFIRGTYVSQQLEAAVTTRYVVVGIETQYLVQLTVTTLASQLDALAFDVSAINDGLTTGT, encoded by the coding sequence GTGAACGACGCCCTGTCGACGGAATCCTCCGAGCCCACCACGATCGCCGAGTACCTGAACGCACATGCGTTGCGCGTCTCGCCGCTCGACGGTGCCGCGGCGTCCGAGATCGGCATCACCGTGCCGATTCCTGCGGGATGGCAGACGCTCGATCCCGCACAATTTCCCGGGGCGACTCAGGTGATCGTGGAACCGAACCTGGTGGAGAACGGATTCGCGCCCAACGCGGTGCTTCTGGTCGGTGCGTTGTCGCGCACGATCGACCCGGAAGCGTTGATGGCATTGGGTTTCGGCGACGGACGTGCAATGCCCGGCTGGGTGGAGCGCGAGGCGAGCGCGGCGTCGTGGCTCGGCTGGCCGTCGCGATTCATTCGGGGTACGTACGTCTCGCAGCAACTCGAAGCGGCCGTGACGACGCGATATGTGGTGGTGGGCATCGAAACTCAGTACTTGGTGCAGTTGACGGTGACGACGTTGGCATCGCAGCTCGATGCGTTGGCGTTCGACGTCTCCGCGATCAACGATGGTTTGACCACTGGTACGTAG
- a CDS encoding plasmid pRiA4b ORF-3 family protein, protein MSMRTGRVRHLSVVPNLSDADEPADGEATEATRRGLVNLVLRVTVDHTRPQIWRRVRVRSDLLLSELHSVLQRALGWEDRHLHAFSVRTAGATRRFEMEESLDDEPDDESSSEERVRIDDVLTAPGSTMTYEYDLGDGWTHTIVLEQIDSDIDDLRSVCLDGARACPPEESGGPARYAQALEIAADPSDPEHAGVLARWGAAFDPALFDADAVNTVLHSFDVGRSVLAEAVAAAPAIGKLFDRVRPTEVPSLMALLPRCELTIESSIDLPVAEIAMAKLTWFLGRIGDAGADLTGAGYLKPAFVVAIREELDWGLGWVGPSNREIDHHQVTDLREAARHLGLTRTSKGRLLRTKLGAALAHDPVGMWRHAASRLPLGKETYETDAATLFLISLAASASATHRNKMLIETVAELGWASEDSGVFDAQFAAQATVSFLDLIGAHGPQFYFRQGVSDSPSWSRRFARDALLS, encoded by the coding sequence ATGTCGATGAGAACCGGTCGCGTCCGGCACCTGTCGGTGGTGCCGAACTTGTCCGACGCCGACGAACCGGCCGACGGCGAGGCGACAGAGGCCACGCGGCGGGGCCTGGTGAACTTGGTGCTTCGGGTGACCGTGGATCACACCCGTCCGCAGATCTGGCGCCGGGTGCGGGTGCGCTCGGACCTGCTGTTGTCCGAGCTGCACTCGGTGCTGCAGAGGGCTCTCGGGTGGGAGGACCGGCATCTGCATGCGTTCAGTGTCAGGACCGCCGGTGCCACGCGTCGATTCGAGATGGAAGAGTCGCTCGACGACGAACCGGACGACGAGTCGTCGAGCGAGGAGCGAGTGCGGATCGACGACGTGCTCACTGCACCGGGTTCCACCATGACGTACGAGTACGACTTGGGTGACGGATGGACGCACACGATAGTTCTGGAGCAGATCGATTCCGATATCGACGACCTCCGATCCGTCTGCCTCGACGGGGCGCGTGCATGCCCACCCGAGGAATCAGGCGGGCCAGCGCGCTATGCACAGGCTTTGGAGATCGCCGCCGACCCGTCCGATCCCGAACACGCAGGCGTGCTGGCGCGGTGGGGCGCGGCCTTCGACCCGGCTCTGTTCGACGCCGATGCAGTCAACACTGTGCTGCACTCGTTCGACGTGGGGCGTTCGGTCCTTGCCGAAGCGGTGGCCGCGGCTCCGGCCATCGGAAAACTGTTCGATCGAGTGCGTCCTACGGAGGTGCCGTCACTGATGGCGTTGCTTCCGCGGTGCGAACTCACCATCGAGAGCTCGATCGATCTACCCGTCGCCGAAATTGCGATGGCCAAGTTGACGTGGTTCCTGGGCAGAATCGGCGACGCCGGAGCCGACCTGACCGGTGCCGGCTACCTCAAGCCTGCATTCGTCGTGGCGATTCGAGAGGAACTCGACTGGGGCTTGGGCTGGGTCGGGCCGAGCAATCGCGAGATCGATCATCATCAGGTGACCGATCTGCGCGAGGCGGCGCGGCACCTCGGGTTGACCCGCACATCGAAGGGCAGGTTGCTGCGCACCAAGCTCGGTGCAGCGTTGGCTCACGACCCGGTAGGGATGTGGCGACATGCGGCGTCGCGACTTCCGCTGGGCAAGGAGACCTACGAGACCGACGCAGCGACTCTGTTCCTGATCTCCCTCGCCGCATCGGCATCTGCGACGCATCGTAACAAGATGCTGATCGAGACTGTCGCCGAATTAGGTTGGGCCAGTGAGGATTCCGGTGTCTTCGATGCCCAGTTCGCGGCGCAGGCCACGGTGAGCTTTCTCGATCTCATCGGTGCCCACGGTCCGCAGTTCTACTTCCGTCAAGGGGTGTCGGACTCACCGAGCTGGTCGCGCAGGTTCGCACGTGATGCACTGCTGAGCTGA
- a CDS encoding Mu transposase domain-containing protein: MLTQEEDVEINALHKRGWKIADIARHTGRDRKTIRSYLNGTTTPGVRKRSAPDPFEVFLAYVTARLIDDPHLWVRTLCDELEDLGYLMSYQTLHRKIRELKLRPICQACLTATERPNAVIEHPPGEETQWDWVDLPNPPASWGWGSMAHLFVGTLACSGKWRGVLAPNMTQPHVVDGLDRICRGLGGISRVWRFDRMATVCHPESGRVTASFTGVAKHYGVSVAICPPRRGNRKGAVEKSNHTAAQRWWRNLSDDLSVEQAQASLDRFCSLRGDTRLRPTKDGKTSVATIATAEGLHPMPPSAYPAILSTHRVVSRQALVSYRGNRYSVPPELASAQVTVTHVLGTDVIDIVTTSGIAIARHRLAADGTGAMVRDHGHIYALEQAAMAGANTGRPHRRKERIPPGPDALAAAEKLRTTTSATYPDAADRSENDSHATESDTAGAIIYDLSIYERAAHGRNTLS; this comes from the coding sequence ATGCTTACACAGGAGGAAGATGTGGAAATCAACGCCTTGCACAAACGAGGCTGGAAGATCGCGGACATCGCGCGTCACACCGGCCGCGACCGCAAGACCATCAGGTCGTACCTGAACGGCACCACCACTCCCGGGGTGCGTAAACGCAGCGCACCGGACCCATTCGAGGTGTTCCTCGCCTACGTCACTGCACGTCTGATCGACGACCCACACCTGTGGGTCCGCACGCTCTGCGACGAACTCGAGGACCTCGGCTATCTGATGTCGTATCAAACGCTGCACCGCAAGATCCGCGAACTCAAACTCCGGCCGATCTGCCAAGCGTGCCTGACGGCCACCGAAAGACCCAACGCGGTCATCGAACACCCGCCAGGGGAAGAGACACAATGGGATTGGGTCGATCTACCCAACCCACCCGCCTCGTGGGGCTGGGGATCGATGGCCCACCTGTTCGTCGGAACTCTGGCGTGTTCGGGCAAATGGCGCGGCGTCCTCGCACCGAACATGACCCAACCACATGTCGTCGACGGACTCGACCGGATCTGCCGAGGCCTCGGCGGGATCAGCCGAGTCTGGCGGTTCGACCGAATGGCCACAGTCTGCCACCCCGAGTCCGGCCGGGTCACCGCCAGCTTCACCGGCGTCGCGAAACATTACGGTGTCTCCGTTGCGATCTGCCCACCGAGGCGCGGCAACCGCAAAGGTGCAGTGGAGAAGTCCAATCACACTGCAGCGCAGCGGTGGTGGCGAAATCTCTCCGACGATCTGAGCGTCGAGCAAGCCCAAGCGAGCCTCGATCGGTTCTGCAGTCTGCGCGGCGATACTCGCTTGCGGCCGACGAAGGACGGCAAAACTTCGGTAGCGACGATCGCCACCGCCGAAGGACTGCATCCGATGCCGCCGTCCGCGTATCCCGCGATCCTGTCCACTCATCGAGTCGTATCCCGGCAGGCGTTGGTGTCCTACCGCGGCAACCGCTACTCAGTGCCGCCCGAGCTCGCGTCCGCGCAGGTCACCGTCACCCACGTTCTCGGGACCGACGTCATCGACATCGTCACCACCTCGGGTATCGCCATCGCCCGGCACCGGCTGGCGGCCGATGGGACCGGGGCGATGGTCCGCGATCACGGCCACATCTACGCCCTCGAGCAAGCAGCGATGGCCGGCGCGAACACCGGACGTCCGCACCGCCGCAAGGAACGTATTCCGCCCGGACCGGACGCACTCGCCGCTGCAGAGAAGCTCCGAACAACAACCAGTGCAACATATCCCGACGCAGCGGACAGATCGGAAAACGACAGTCACGCAACCGAATCCGATACCGCAGGAGCGATTATCTACGACCTGTCGATCTATGAACGCGCCGCACACGGAAGGAACACCCTGTCATGA